In a genomic window of Ranitomeya imitator isolate aRanImi1 chromosome 5, aRanImi1.pri, whole genome shotgun sequence:
- the LOC138681350 gene encoding uncharacterized protein encodes MGLKSIWKSYKVLIVMGTSLGVIHWGWINMQSNQIFHPEGQGRLPSIFRFLSRKETDPKDK; translated from the coding sequence ATGGGACTAAAATCAATATGGAAGAGCTACAAAGTTTTGATTGTTATGGGAACAAGTCTTGGAGTAATACACTGGGGCTGGATTAACATGCAGTCAAACCAAATATTTCATCCTGAGGGTCAAGGTCGACTACCATCCATTTTTCGGTTTCTTTCAAGAAAAGAAACGGATCCCAAAGACAAATAA